In the genome of Microbacterium paraoxydans, the window ACTGCGGATACCGGAGTCGAGCACGATGGGGACGTCGTCGCCGAGGGCGGCCCGCACGGCGCCCACGACCTCGATCGGCGCGATCGCACGGTCGAGCTGGCGCCCACCGTGGTTGGAGAGCCAGATGGCGTCCGCGCCGGCGTCGATGAAGCGCTCGGCGTCGGTGGCGGACAGGACGCCCTTCACCACGATCGGCCCGTTCCAGTGTGTCCGCAGCCAGCGCACGTCGTCCAAGGACAGCGCGGGATCGAACATGCTGCTCACCACGTCGGTGACGCTTCCAGACCGCGGGCCGAAGTTCGCCATGGCCGGTGCGTCGTGCGCCAGAAGGTCGAGCGACCACGCCGGGTGGAGTGCAGACTGCGCGGCAGTGCGCAGCGTCAGACGCGGCGGCATCGAAAGTCGATTGCGGTCGTCGCGGTAGCGCTGCCCCGGGACCCGAGTGTCGACGGTCAGCACGAGCGTGTCGAACCCTGCCACGGCGGCCCGCTCGATGAGGGCGAGCGACGCGGCGCGATCGCGCCGCAAGTACAGCTGGAACCAGCGGCGCGCATCGGGGGCGGCGTCAGCGACGTGCTCGATGCTCCGCGTGCCCATCGTGGAGAGCACGAAGGGCACGTTGCGGTTCGCAGCCGCACGCACACCGTCGGTCTCGCCGGCCGCACGCATGAGGGCGGTGAGGCCGATCGGGGCAATGCCGATGGGCATCGCGTGCTCGCGTCCCAGCAGCCGGGTGGCGAGCGACGCTCCCGCTGCGCTCTCGGTGACGGATGGCACGAATCTCCGGCGGGCGAAGGCCGACACGTTGTCGCGCGCAGCCTGCTCGGTCACCGCGGCACCCTCGACGTAATCGAAGACGAATCCGGGAACGCGTCGCTTCGCGAGCCGTCGGAGGTCGTCGAGGCTGCGGGCTTCAGCCACGCGCGTCGCCTCGGTGGGGAGCGCGGGCGGAGCGAAGCTCAACAGCTCGGTGAAGGTGCGGATGCGACGTCGCAACAAACCTGGATCCTCTCGGCAACTCCCATCGAGGTCGAAGAGCCGACCGCGGTGTCGGCACCACCATAGCTCCCGAATATCTTGTGCACAATAGGCATATACCTCAGATATATCTCAAGTGCTCATGACGCCACGAGGACGAGGCCAGGGTGGGTCAGGCTTCGAGGAACGCCTGGAGGACGAACTCCCGCAGCTCGACGAGGTGTCGGCGCATGGCCTCCTCGGCCGCCCGCGGATCGCCGGTGCGGATCGCTTCGAGCACCTGCTGGTGCCCGTTGTTCTCGACGTCCGAGTGGATGCGTGCATCGATCGCCGGGATCAGGTGATGACTCCGCGTCGTCTCGTCGAACAGTCCGCTCATGAGCGTCTTCGCCCGAGCGTTGCGTGCCGCGCCGAGGATGCACTCGTGGAACGCGCGGGCCGCATCGGTCAGCTCCGCCGTACCGGAGCCGCTGCGCTGCGCGTCCAGGATCGAGCTGAGCTCCTCGACGAAGGCCTCGTTGCCGTAGCGCGTCGCCCCTGCCGCCATCGGCGGTTCGATGATCAACCGCAGGTCGAGCACCTCGCGCACCTCGCTGATACCCAGCGGGCGGACGACGTAACCGCGACGAGGGAGCGCGACGACGAGCCCTTCGACGACGAGGATCTGCAGTGCCTCCCGCACCGGCGTCTTCGACACCCCGAACCGCGCGGCCAGCTCGGGTTCGATGACGACCTCGCCCGGCGCGAGCCGCGTGCGGACGATGTCGTCCCGAAGCGCCACGTACACCTTCTGCGTGCGGGACAGCACCCGATTCCCCTCACCGAGGGCTGCGGCACGGCGCTGGCTGTCGACGGCATGCGTGTGCAGGGTCGAGCCGGATTCGCTGGGCGTCGCGTCCATGTCCTCAGCCTAGGGGCACCGCATCGAACCCCCGGCCGCTGCCGAGCGGTCTCGTCGCGGCGATCGGATCGGTCGCGTGCCCCAACGAAAGAACCTCGCCCCGCGAGGCTGCGGGGCGAGGTTCTTTCGTTCTGTTCCTGTGGACCTAAGGGGATTCGAACCCCTGACCTCCTCGATGCGAACGAGGCGCGCTACCAACTGCGCCATAGGCCCGTGAACGACATCTACGTTATCACGCTCGGGATCCCGGACATGACGAAGGCCCCGCATCTCCGTCGTTACAACGGGAGTCGGGGCCTTCGTGGTGGCGGTGACGGTGGGATTTGAACCCACGGTAGGGGGTTACCCTACACAACTTTTCGAGAGTTGCACCTTCGGCCGCTCGGACACGTCACCGCGGATCAGTTTACGACACCGGGGCCGAGCGCGCGAATCGGCCGGTCACCAGGCGGCGGCGACCTCGGCGTGGGCGCGGAGGATGCCCTCCGTGGACCCGGCGGGGGCGCGCCCGATGCCGCACTCCGTGGCGACGCCGAACTCCGGCGCGAACGGGACGGCGGCGGCGATCCGGCGACGGGCACCCTCCGCGCCGTCCTCCCGGTGCACGAGGCCGAGGTAGAGCTCCTCGACCGGGGTGAGCGCGGCGAGCGGGGCGAAGTAGGCCTCGTCATCGTGGCCGATCGGCACGGGAAGGTGCAGCCAGGTGAGCGGACGGTGGGCCGCGGCGATGACGGCGTTGGCGTAGCGGACGAGGGAGCCGGCGTCGGTCGGCTCGAAGAAGTGCTTCTCCCCCGCGTCGCCGTAGCAGAGGTGCACGCCCACCTCGACGTCGTCCGGGACCGCGTCGACGAGGGCGGCCAGACGCGAGACGAGGCCGTCGAACGGGTCGCCGGGCCACCACGCCTCCATGACGGCCCCGTACCCGGAGGCACCCTCGATGATGCCCATCTCGCTCGCGACGTCCCACTGCACGGCGAGGTCGTCGTGCGGGATCGCGGCGAGGATCTCGTCGAGCTCGCGGAGCATCGCGGCGGTGTACACGGGTTCGATCGCGGCCCGGTCGTCGCCGTGGAAGAACGAGGAGATGACGGCGAGCGGGGTGGGCAGCGACACCTGGAACCGGGTGCCCGCCGGCACCGCCCCCTCCTCACGCAGCCGGGCGAAGAGCCCGTACGACTCGATCGCCGCGGAGGCGTACCCCAGCGGAGGCAGTGCGATCGTCGCCGGGTCCACGCCCTCGGCGATCCGCAGGCCCCGGGCGTCGATGCCGGCGGGGAACGGGATGGGCTCGTCGCCGATCCGCTCGATGCCGTCCGCCTGGCCGATGACGTCGGGCTGGAACATGATCCAGTGGAACCGTTTGCCCACCTCGCCGTCCGGGATGCGACGCAACCGGTCGCCGAGCAGCTCCGCAGCGGTGCGCATCGTGGTCTCGGCGTCGTCGAAGTTCACACTGCCCACGAGAAGGGCACCCTGGGGCTGCGTCATGGCCTCAGGATATCCCTCGCCGACCCACCCCCTTCCGGCCGAGCCACCCCTCTGCGCGCGGGCGGAAGGGGTGGGACACACGCAAGGGGGTGGGGCGGCGAGGGGAGGTCGGGATTAGGATTGCCTAAGAACCCGCCGCCTCCGGGGGCAGAACGACGGGAAGGATGCAAGCAGCATGGGATTCATCACGTCTGCGGCACTCGCCGAGACCGGGTATGTGGTCCTCGACGACGAGACCACCCCGATGGACCCGTCCGAGTGGCAGGACCTCGAGTACGTCGGCTGGCGCTCCTCCGGCATCACCCGCTTCGCACCCCTGACGAGCTACGCCGGCGAGATCGACTGCAACGGCTTCTGGAACCACACGCCACCGCGCACCGACAAGGACGGCGTCTGGATTCCCTCGCAGGTCGCGATCGCCCCGACCCTGCAGCGCCGCGCCCTGGCCCCGGGCGCCGGCGTCGGCCGCTGCCGGGTCATCGAACTCCAGCCGAACGACTACGCCGACGCGATCTACAACCTGCACCAGGACGACAACAACCGCCTCAACGAGCCGGGCACGGGCTGGGTGGTCCGCGGGTACTACAACCTCACCGATGACACCGACTCGATGCTCATCCTCCGCTCCGACCGGTTCGACCCGGCCACGGAGGTGCGGCTGCCGCTGCGCGCCGGCTCCCGGATCATCGTCGACACGCAGCGCTTCTGGCATGCCGTGTGGCATCGCGGCACAGGTCCCCGGTACGCGCTCATCACCTCCTGGACCAGCGGCCCCGAGCTCGACGCGTACATCGCCGCGCACCACGGCGACCCGCATCCGCCGACGGTCGACCTCGACCCGCGTCTGGTGGACGAGGCGCAGGTCGAGATGCACCGCCGGATCGAGGAGCGCCGTCGCGCGTTCGAGGCGCAGGGCATCGTGATGGAGCCGCCCGCCGACATGAACCTCGTCGGCTGAGGCTCAGACCGTCCGGCCGCCCTCGATCCGCACGACCCGGTCGACCGTCCCCGCGGGCGGCGCCACGTGCGAGATGAGCAGCACCGACTGCTCCCCCGTCGCCTGCAGCAGGTCGCGCAGCAGAGCGTCCGAGGCCTCGGGGTCGACGCCCGCCGTCGGCTCGTCCAGCACGAGCACCGGGAAGCCGCGGAGCAGCGCGCGAGCCAGGGCGATCCGCTGCGCCTGACCGCCGGACACCAGCGCACCGCGGTCACCCACCCGCGCATCGAGCCCCCCGCGCTCGCGCACCCACGCCGCGAGTCCCACGCGGTCGAGCACGGCGAGGAGCTCCTCGTCGGTGGCCGTGTCCCTGGCGAAGAGGAGGTTCTGCCGCACGTCCTCGTCGAAGAGCTGCGGCTGCTGCTCGCACAGACCGACGACGCGGCGCAGGGACGGCCCGGACAGCGACGCCGCCTCGAGATCGCCGACCCGGTACTCGCCGTCCACACGGAGGAAGCCCACGAGCGCGGCCGCCAGCGAGCTCTTGCCCGCCCCGCTCGCCCCGGAGACGAGCACCCGCTCGCCGGGCGCGAGGTCGAGGTCGACGCCGGTCAGCGCCGGCGCTCCTCCGGGCCAGTGCGCCGTGGCTCCCCGCAGCGTGAGCGCGGGGACGCCGTCGACCTCGACATCCTCCCCCGCGTCGGTCCGCAGCTCCGGCGGCATCCGTTCGGGCAGCACGTCCACGATGCGCTCCGCGCTCGCGCGGACGCTCCGCCACGAGGCCGCCGCGATGGGCACGGCGCCGAACACCTCGAACACGACCATCGGCACGAGCACCGCCACCGCGAGCCACGGGGCGTCGATGGCCCCGGTGGCGAGGCCTGGGGCTGCCACCGCCAGCGCCCACACCGAGGCGGCGCCGGCCATCAGCGAGACGACGCCGGCGGCGACGGCCTGCGCCAACGACGCCCGACCGACGACCCGACGCAGGGCGGCATCCGCGACGCGGATCCGCTCTCGGGCCTGCGCCTCCGCTCCGAACGCGAGCAGCACGTCGAGGCTGCCGAAGTAGTCGACGAGGGCCGCGGACACCTCGGCCCGACGCGCCGACACCGCGGCCTCCGCACGGGAGCCGAAGATCCAGCCCAGCCCGACGGCGGCGAGCGCGGCGACGAGGAGGCAGACGGCGAGGGTGAGCGCGGCGGGCGGCGAGACGAAGGCGAGGAAGCCGACGGCCCCCACGGCGACGACGCCCGAGACGGCGAGCGGCTGCACGACCCGGAGCGGGAGGTTCTGCAGATTCTCCACGTCATCGACGAGGGCCGCGAGCACCTGGCCCCGGTCCGTCGCGCCGAGCCCCGCCGGCGAGAGCGGGATGAGGCGGCGCACCATCTCGGACCGGGTCGTCGCGAGCTGCCGCAGCGCGGCGTCGTGACCGCTCAGCCGCTCGAGGTACCGCGTGACGGCTCGGGTCACGGCGAAGAACCGCACTCCGACGACCGCGATGGACAGCGGCACGAGGGAGTCGACGATCGACGCGCTCACGATCAGCCAGCCGCTCACCGCGAGCAGGCTCACGGCGGCGGCGGCCGACAGCACGCCCCAGATCAGCCCGGGGAGGAAGCGGCGGAACGTCGGCTGTGCGAGCCGGAGCACCTCCCGGACCCGGTCGCTGCGGGTCGTCTCATTCATGCGCTCACCCCCAGCGCCACGATCCGGTCGGCGATGTCCCTGGCCGAGCGGCGGTGCGAGACGAGCAGGACGGTCGCGCCGGCATCCGCCCGCGTGCGCAGCGACCGCCACAGCCGCTCCTCGGTGTCGGCGTCGAGGGCGCTGGAGGGCTCATCGAGCGCGAGCAGCCGCTCCGGCATTGCGTCGTGGCGGTACAGCGCTCTGGCCACCGCGACGCGCTGCGCCTGTCCTCCCGACAGCCCTGCGCCCTGCACGCCCAGCACGCGGTCGGCCTCGACGCCCTCGGCGCACGCGGCGTCGAGCGCCCGGCGCACACGGGCGAGGTCGGGAGACCCATCGCCGAGGGCGACGTTCTCCGCGACCGTGCCCCGCATCAGCCCCGGCGTCTGCCCGGCCCAGGCGAGCCAGTCGGACGGCGCGAGTTCGGCGACGTCCCGTCCGCCCCAGGTCGCGGAGCCCGTGGAGTCCACCGCCCCGCGGAGAGCGGCGAGCAGACTCGACTTCCCGGAGCCGCTCGGCCCCTCGATCAGGGTCACCGTCCCCGGCTCCGCGACGAACGACACCGGCGGCAGGTCTCGCACGCGGAGTCCCTCGACCACGAGTCCCCGCCGTTCCGTCCGCACGACCTGGCCACGGCTGCCGGACGAGTCCACGGGGTTCGGTCGTGCATCCGTGCCGAGGTCGTGCGGGCGCACGCCGCCCCGGTCCCGGTCGCGCGCCGCATCCAGCACGTCGAACACGTCTTCCGTGGCCGCGACGCCTTCGGCCGCCGCGTGGAACTGCACGCCCACCTGACGGATGGGGAGGAAGGCCTCCGGGGCGAGCAGCAGCACGAAGAGACCGACCTCCAGACTCAGGTCGCCCGACAGCAGCCGGAACCCGACCGCGACCGCGATGAGCGCGACCGCGAGTGACGACAGCAGCTCCATCGCGAACCCGGAGAGGAACGAGAACCGCAGCACCTTCATGGTCTCGCGGCGGTACTCGTCGGCGGTCACCTCGATGCGGTCGGCTGCCCGACGGTCCCGGCCGAACAGCCGCAGCGTCGACAGCCCCTGCACCGTGTCGGCGAAGCGGGCGGCGAGGTGCTGCAGCGTCTGCCACTGCTTCCTCTGCACCGTGCGGGTCGCGATCCCGATGAGGATGAGGAAAAGCGGGATGAGCGGCAGGGTGATGACGGCGGTGAGCCCGCTCGGCCAGTCCTGCCACCACATGACCGCGACGAGCACCGGCGTCGCGATGACGGTGAGCACGAGCTGCGGGATGTACCGCGCGAAGTATGCGTCGAGGGCTTCCAGGCCGTGACCGGCGGTGACGGCGATCTGCGTCTGGTTGCGCTGGGCGAGCCACCCCGGGCCGAGGCGTCCGACGGCCGCGACGAGCGCCGCGCGCAGCTGCATCCCGGTGCGGGCGGCGGCCTGCGTGCCCGCGGCGTCGGAGGCCGCGATGAGCAGACCCCGCACGAGGGCGGTCCCGAGCAGCCAGACCAGGGTCGTGGTGACGTCGCGCCCCGCGATGGCCCCCACGACCGCCTCGGTGAGCAGCCACGCGAAGGCGATCGTCACCGCGGTCTGGAAGACGCCGATCGCGGCCGACGCCAGGAGGAACCCCCGGGCGGCGGCCGCGTATCGGAGCAGCCTCGGATCGACGGGTTTCACGCGTGCGCCGGAGCCCCCTCGATCGACCGGCGGGTGACGCGCTTGCGGAACACCCAGTAGGTCCAGGTCTGGTACGCGATGACCAGCGGAAGGGCGATCAGCGCGGTCCAGCTCATGATCTGCAGCGTATACGGAGTGCTGGACGCGTTGGCGATCGTGAGGCTGTACGCCGGATCGATGGTCGACGGCATGACGAACGGGAACAGGGCGGAGAACAGCATGACGACGGCGAACATGACCGTGAGCATGCCGGAGAAGAACGCCCACCCCTCGCGGCGGACCAGCGAGAAGCCGACCGCCGCGATCAGGCTGACCGCTGCGAGCGCACCGGCTCCGATGACGAGCCAGAGCAGCGGAGCCTCGCGGCCCATCGCGATCGCGACCGTCCAGATCACCGTCGCGGCGGCGACGAGGATCGTCGGGATGGCGGCCTTCTTCGCGAGCTTCTGCGCGTCCTCGTGCACCTGGCCGTCCGTCTTCAGCGCGACGAACAGCACGCCGTGCAGGAAGAAGAGCAGCAGGGTCGTCACGCCGACCAGCAGCGCATACGGGTTGAGCAGCGAGAAGAAGCCGCCGACGTAGATGTGGTTCTCATCGATCGCCACCCCCTGCACGATGTTCCCGAAGGCGACGCCCCAGAGCAGTGCCGGGACGACCGACCCGATCACGATCATCCGGTCGAAGCCCTGCTTCCACTTGCGACTCTCCCGCTGATGGCGGTACTCGAAAGAGACGCCGCGGAGGATGAGCGCGAGCAGGATGAGCAGCAGCGGCAGGTAGAACCCGCTGAACAGCGTGGCGTACCACTCGGGGAACGAGGCGAACAGCGAGGCTCCGGCCACGATGACCCACGTCTCGTTGAGGTCCCACACGGGGCCGATCGTGTTGATGACCTGCCGGCGGGACACGTCGTTCTTGCCGAGGAACGGCAGCGACATGCCCACACCGAAGTCGAACCCGTCGAGGACGAAGTAGCCGACGAACAGGAAGGCGACCACCCAGAACCAGATCGTTGCGAGATCCATGATGCTCGTTCCTCTCAGTACACGACCGACGGCAGCTGAGCCGTCTCCTCATGGGGCTGTTCGTCGGTGTCCGGCCCCTTCTGGGCGGCCTTGACGATCAGCCGGACCTCGACCACGGCCAGCGCGGCGTAGATCGCGGTGAAGGCGATCAGCGAGATCAGAACCTCGAGTCCGCTCACGCCGGGCGAGACGCCGTCGCGGGTGGACATCAGACCGAACACGATCCAGGGCTGTCGACCCATCTCGGTGAACACCCAGCCCATGATGTTGGCGGCGAGCGCGAGCGGGAACGACCAGATCGCGACCTTCCACATCCACGGCGCGACCGGCTTGGTGGCCTTCTTGCGGGTGACCCAGAGGCCGGCGACGGCGACGAGGGCGGCGGCCATACCGAGGCCGATCATCCAGCGGAACGACCAGTAGGTGATCCACAGGACGGGGGCGAAGTCGGTGAGACCGGTGCTCGCATAGGTCTGGGCGTACTCGGCGTTCAGGTCGTTGATGCCGTGCACACAGGCGTCGAGCGTGTGGGTCGACAGCAGCGACAGCAGGTACGGCACCCGGATCGAGAACAGCTCCGAGCTGCCGTCCGGCGTGCCCAGCGTGAAGATGCTGAAGGAGGCGTCGGCGCCGCAGACGGTGTTGAACGTCGCCTCGGCGGCGGCCATCTTCATCGGCTGCGCGGCGTACATCGCGAGGCCCAGCTGGTCGCCGGTGAGCACGACGCCCGCGGTGGAGAAGATCATCGCCCAGAGGCCGAACTTCAGCGAGATGCGCATCGTGTCGAAGTGCTGCCCGCGCGCCAGGTGCCAGGCGGACACCGAGATGACGACACCGGCGGCGAACATGAGCGCGCCGAAGATGGTGTGCGGGAACGCGGCGAGGGCGACGGGGTTGGTCAGCAGCGCCCAGAAGTCGGTGAGCTCGGCGCGGTTGGTCACCTCGTTGTAGGTGTAGCCGACCGGGTTCTGCATGAACGCGTTGGCGGCGATGATGAAGTACGCCGACAGGATGCTGCCGATCGAGACGCACCAGATGGTGGCCAGGTGGATCTTCTGCGGGAGCTTGTCCCAGCCGAAGATCCAGAGGCCGATGAAGGTCGCCTCGAAGAAGAACGCCAGCAGGCCCTCGAAGGCGAGCGGGGCGCCGAAGACGTCGCCGACGAAGCGGGAGTAGTCCGACCAGTTCATGCCGAACTGGAACTCCTGCACGATGCCGGTGACGACGCCCATCGCGAAGTTGATGAGGAAGATCTTGCCGAAGAAGCGGGTGAGGTGAAGGTACTGCACCTTGCCGGTACGCACCCACGCCGTCTGGAAGATCGCGGCGACGAGCGCCATGCCGATCGTCAGCGGGACGAAGAGGTAGTGGTAGACGGTCGTCAGGCCGAACTGCCATCGGGCCAGGGCGAGCGGATCAAGCCATTCCATGAGCGACTCCCGTTCTGTTCGACGCCTGCGCGGCGGTGTCGCGCAGCTGCACGGTGCATTCGGAGGGCAGCGCGGCCTCGCGCACGCACTCGGCTTCGAGCGGACCCCCCGCTTCTGCAAGGATGCCCTGCATCAGCCCGAGGTGCACCTGGCACAGCATCGGGCGGTCCTCCGGCCGGCCGGCCGCGTGCGGGCACGGACTCAGATCGACGGTCAGACCGCGATCGTCCACGACCGGCTCGAAGCCGCTCTCCTCCAGGTGCTCGACGAGCGCGTCGAGCTGGTAGGTGGCGTCCTTCCCCAGGGTGGTCCCGGTGCCGGGCAGGACGCTGCGGAGGAGGTCGCCGCGACGGGCGGCGGCCTTGGCCTTGTTCCGTGCGACCGGGCTGGAGGCGTCCGGGGCCCCCGTGGCCGCGCGGTACAGCGTGCGCGGGCGCCCCCGGGTGGTGCGGTGCTCAACGGTCGGGATGACGTAGCCGCCCTCGATGAGCCGCTGCAGGTGCTCCCGCACGGTGTTCGGGTGGAGGCCGGTGGCCTCGCACAGATCGCCGATCGCGAGTTCTCCGGAGGCACCGGAGTGCCCGGCCTCGAAGAGGAGGTGCAGGATGCGCACCCGGGAGTAGCTGGAGATCGGCCCGCAGACGGACCCGCCGTTGGACATGTCTCAATTATCGGCCGGGGCCGGTGGCCGTCGGGGGAACCGGGCCGTGAATAATCGCCTGGTCGATAGGGATGTCTGATGCCGCCGATAGCCTGAGGGCATGGCCACCCGGAAACCCGCTCCCCCCGCGTACGTCTGCACCGAGTGCGGGTGGACGACGGCGAAGTGGGTCGGTCGCTGCGGGGAGTGCCAGCAGTGGGGCACGGTCCAGGAGCAGGCCGCGCAGACCGGCATCCTCCGTCGCGTGAACGCGCTCGCTCCGACCGCCGACCGCGCGGCGCGACCGATCACGCAGATCACGACGCAGGATGCGCCGCGACGCACGAGCGGCGTCGGCGAGTTCGACCGGGTGCTCGGCGGCGGCATCGTGCCGGGTGCCGCGATCCTCCTCAGCGGAGAACCGGGCGTGGGCAAGTCGACCCTGCTGCTCGAAGTCGCCGCGCAGGCCGCGCGGAGCGGGCGTCGGGTGCTCTACGCGAGCGCCGAGGAGTCGCCGGCCCAGGTGCGCCTGCGGGCGGAGCGGACGGGCGCTCTGCACGATGAGCTCTACCTCGCGAGCGAGACCGACCTCGCCACCATCCTCGGCCACATCGACGAGGTGCAGCCGCAGCTCGTCATCGTCGACTCCGTGCAGACCGTGTCGTCGTCCCTCACCGACGGCGCTGCCGGTCAGCCCAGCCAGGTGCGGGAGGTCGCCGCGACCCTGATCCGGGTGGCGAAGGAGCGCGATCTGCCGATCGTCATCGTCGGGCACGTGACGAAAGACGGCCAGGTGGCGGGGCCTCGGGTGCTGGAGCACCTCGTCGACGTCGTGTGCCACTTCGAGGGCGACCGGCAGACCTCGCTGCGCTTCATCCGCGCGCTGAAGAACCGCTTCGGCCCCACCGACGAGGTCGGCTGCTTCGAGATGACCGGAGACGGCATCGCCGAGGTGCCCGACCCCTCCGGCCTGTTCCTGTCGCAGGGCGCCTCCGAGCCGGGGACCTGCGTGGCCATCTCCCTCGAGGGTCGTCGCGCCCTCCCCGTCGAGGTGCAGGCGCTCACCGTGCCGAGCAACGCCCCGAACCCCCGGCGCATCGTGCACGGCCTCGACTCCTCGCGGGTGGCCATGGTGCTGGCGATCCTCGAACGCCGGGCGGGGGTACCCACCGGCAGCCTCGACGTCTACGTGTCCACGGTCGGCGGGGTGCGCTTCACGGAGCCCGCCGCCGATCTGGCCATCGCGATCGCCGTCGCCGGGTCCATCCAGATGATCTCGGTTCCGCGCACGGTCGCCGCCGTCGGCGAGCTCAGCCTCGCGGGCGAGGTGCGGCCGGTGACGCAGGCCGCGCAGCGGCGGTCCGAGGCCGCCCGACTCGGCTACGAGCAGGTGGTCGACGACCGCTCGAAGACACTGCGCGCGGCGCTGGGCGACATCAGGGCACGCAACAACACCCGTCGGCCCGACCGCGACATCCCGCCGTTCTGAGCCGGACGGGCGTCCGGGTCAGGCGTCGAGCGCCTTGAGCAGCTCCACCGGGTCGGCCTGCATCGGGTGCGGTCCCGCGATGTCGAGGAACACGGTCGTGATCGGGTGCGCGGAGAGGAAGGCGCGCAGCCAGGTCGCGTCGTAGATGCCGACGCCCGGCGGCAGGTTCGCCGGCTTGTTCTTCGCGTCGCTGAAGAGCAGCAGAGCGAGGTCGCCCGAGTTCGGGTCCCGGTAGGTCCACACCTCGCCGCTGTCGAGCGGGTTGTCCCGGGCTCCCGGCTTGATGAGCGGGACGACGGTGGTGCCGTGGCGCAACGCGAGGGCGACGGCGGCGACGTCCTGCTTCTCGAGGGCGAGCGCCAGAGCCTCCGACCGGAAGTCCTCGGGGGCGGGCTTCTTCTTCGCGCTCTTCGCGGACTTCGCCTTCTTCGCTGCCATGGCTCCAGCTTAGGCATCGGGGCGGCGTGGCGGCGCCGGAGAAAGATTGGGGCCCTCTCGAGTCCTCCATTGGGGACTGGGGTACTCGAGAGGGCCCTCGGACTCTCGAGCGGCGGTGTCGAAGCGCTGGGGACGCTGTGATTCGACGCCACTGGGGATGGCATGTTGCCGCATAGCGGGAGAGTCACCTCTATGGTATCCCAAAGACCGGGCCCCTGTCAGCACAAGCACCGGCCGCGGCTCTCAGAACAGGAGGATCTGGGTGGTGGTGGCGCTGGGGAACCCGCCGATGGACACGCCCACGTGATACGAGGAGCCACCGCCGGGGGCGCGCTGCCGGTTCTCCTGCGCGCAGGTCTCGACGCTGGATCGGGTGCGATCCCAGACGACCGGCTCCTTGCTCACCACGGTGGACCCGGCGGTGAGCGTGGCGATCATGCTGCTCGGGTTCTCCTGGCAGTCGGTCGAACGCCACCACACGTCCGAGCCGCTGGAGACCGTGAAGACCTGGGTCGTGGAGCCCACGTCGATCGTGCAGTCCCTGGTGCCCTTGTTGGTCAGCGAGATGGAGAGCTTCGGCGTCGCGCCGTCGGTGTACGACTCCGCATCCGTCACGGCCTTCACCTCGACGTCCTTCGCCTCGCACGCGACGACAGCCGGAGTGGCGTCGGCGGACGGCGAGGGGGCCGGGGAGGCAGAACCGGTCGGCGTTGGTCCGGGAGAGGCGGAGGAGGTCGGTGCGGGTGCCGGCTCCTGCGCGCCCGTGGACGCCCACGGCCGGGCGATGAGGAGCCAGACGGACGCGCCGACGATCGCGAGGATGAGGATCAGCCCGAGCAGCACCGCCAGCCGCCGACGACGGTACACGGCGGCGGAGTGACGGGGCATGCCTCCAGGTTAAGCGATCCCCCTCCGCGAGCCTGGGATGCGCGAGGCGGTG includes:
- the radA gene encoding DNA repair protein RadA, whose product is MATRKPAPPAYVCTECGWTTAKWVGRCGECQQWGTVQEQAAQTGILRRVNALAPTADRAARPITQITTQDAPRRTSGVGEFDRVLGGGIVPGAAILLSGEPGVGKSTLLLEVAAQAARSGRRVLYASAEESPAQVRLRAERTGALHDELYLASETDLATILGHIDEVQPQLVIVDSVQTVSSSLTDGAAGQPSQVREVAATLIRVAKERDLPIVIVGHVTKDGQVAGPRVLEHLVDVVCHFEGDRQTSLRFIRALKNRFGPTDEVGCFEMTGDGIAEVPDPSGLFLSQGASEPGTCVAISLEGRRALPVEVQALTVPSNAPNPRRIVHGLDSSRVAMVLAILERRAGVPTGSLDVYVSTVGGVRFTEPAADLAIAIAVAGSIQMISVPRTVAAVGELSLAGEVRPVTQAAQRRSEAARLGYEQVVDDRSKTLRAALGDIRARNNTRRPDRDIPPF
- a CDS encoding cytochrome ubiquinol oxidase subunit I; the encoded protein is MEWLDPLALARWQFGLTTVYHYLFVPLTIGMALVAAIFQTAWVRTGKVQYLHLTRFFGKIFLINFAMGVVTGIVQEFQFGMNWSDYSRFVGDVFGAPLAFEGLLAFFFEATFIGLWIFGWDKLPQKIHLATIWCVSIGSILSAYFIIAANAFMQNPVGYTYNEVTNRAELTDFWALLTNPVALAAFPHTIFGALMFAAGVVISVSAWHLARGQHFDTMRISLKFGLWAMIFSTAGVVLTGDQLGLAMYAAQPMKMAAAEATFNTVCGADASFSIFTLGTPDGSSELFSIRVPYLLSLLSTHTLDACVHGINDLNAEYAQTYASTGLTDFAPVLWITYWSFRWMIGLGMAAALVAVAGLWVTRKKATKPVAPWMWKVAIWSFPLALAANIMGWVFTEMGRQPWIVFGLMSTRDGVSPGVSGLEVLISLIAFTAIYAALAVVEVRLIVKAAQKGPDTDEQPHEETAQLPSVVY
- a CDS encoding helix-turn-helix transcriptional regulator, with the protein product MSNGGSVCGPISSYSRVRILHLLFEAGHSGASGELAIGDLCEATGLHPNTVREHLQRLIEGGYVIPTVEHRTTRGRPRTLYRAATGAPDASSPVARNKAKAAARRGDLLRSVLPGTGTTLGKDATYQLDALVEHLEESGFEPVVDDRGLTVDLSPCPHAAGRPEDRPMLCQVHLGLMQGILAEAGGPLEAECVREAALPSECTVQLRDTAAQASNRTGVAHGMA